In Vespa velutina chromosome 14, iVesVel2.1, whole genome shotgun sequence, one DNA window encodes the following:
- the LOC124954112 gene encoding multiple epidermal growth factor-like domains protein 8 isoform X1: protein MEWITTTIICIITWSCLIWGFDSIPQVPPKQVPCDKTRKVFTESWGIISDGPLGSNYTQDSHCEWLIKANNSYQFITLSFRTMGTECSYDYVFVYDGDSFHSPLLGSFSGKTEPQQVTSSSGYMLILLYSDTNYVLDGFHAEFSVMDCPNNCTNHGKCINNTCFCENDWGGKDCSRALCPDNCNHNGICKNKRCECHNNYSGQSCSLHSTHPEGNRWHWLSHSEGGLRPRAAHTAVYVKETDSLYIFGGYDLNFILGNLEVYRFNTSQWENEYGIILEGASSMEYLDPMLIAHELARIGADAEEQYGLSKKSLILQLFKSIENNTLSLYDRAASEAGTYKWDKFNNNSNHREREKSNQEGNVSRIGTSTVKIRRNNDFVKSHSGHLRSRYSQSISERYRRDFENINLYKKHHISRIEQNDDANIERQSTNETTEENVFIQEFEDVNLTTDEAYRDTEKQTEELKPSPRYGHAACRYEGGFVIYGGKIEDGSLSNELWHYNVNMRIWTLRARNSTFHPPRLTRHTLTLVNDYIYLFGGSTVDGEFSSSLYKIRLNFSDSTLMIEKWQKVRPRGGKELDVRVVAHSTVYHSATNSLLVYGGVVASVARFSKLSDRMFVFQLDRKVWSEIHYPRAHLRDTYVPRERAFHTCNIIGNYLVVFGGYSHRHNKEEICYDNQMYLYHLGCHTWVSHDVLGLNDKDSRYPKQQGVFAHASDVRNGNTLLLVGGYHGNVNADLLAYTLPPMLAPGDNDNIEPEQICARHKSLMECAANPECGWCSADEICYGRTIGSNCTTNLQTTRCPGVCPALGDCHSCLTHGQPGGGWGKTSRGRNSVSNKLNLGTCTWCVQNARCHHKDDNYGVCGLRDDTPSQIPGWWGSKGTEITQVAECREMDKRPGLTFLKYKPPVNFSQPDSVTIVNATTVDFNVPSMQGAKTESALGGEMIARLTGFLRLPPYFWHSTIEHLKICVSYNSATLHVSRNDDSQKLELVANLTAETSQCIPTKWPDGQQMILQSGRYLLDFESKRMVTTSYAYASKMEITHSKKMENPKVFTFEYLEPYQNGSCNQYKNCLHCLIDSSCGWCDITNKCLSRSINETESCATDVEIDENGDPIREWHYLTITPSACSNCSNYISCESCVGSNLCEWWTEEARCARIGRLPNAVVSIDQCPIPCRQRSNCTQCLDERGRCVWCEATQECFSFSVYTSEYQFGLCREWMDQAGLMGVTSRSGSSLTSNDQCKSCSRHTNCSSCLHSLSCGWCYSLENPIMGVCVQGDFNRAHVNCSLIMNEYLNTTLEADESGWAYAQCPDVDECDLGLHDCHPNAVCTNTHGSYSCQCKRGFNGDGKENCTKTCYEKCINGYCSEAPDYKCECNLGWTGPDCRTNCGCYNHSTCLQGPGICDECQNWTIGRYCEECKAGSYGNATTIMGCKKCNCNEHGDKDLDICDRQTGICFCRDNTEGDMCQRCKKGYYGDPKNGGMCYYGCMSRGMLNGEGKGKQGLGSRHSQMSPWETHFGESLTRECLWIVSPNSDLSPNTTTSGIQSVIQFTIQDDINISCQENSVYVYDGLPEFVSSSSNHQNQLVGVYCTESTDYPVTVEARSGFLTVHYKQLDEIEGFNASYIVMTCDNCPKNRVCRNNNCLCKAGFVGIDCTIELCPNNCTSSRKQGICDKGYGRCVCSSGFGGNDCSIKIKEHQLVFTELFNSEYLADHLDHLRKTLPRFGHSLVADRRGSLWMFGGYSLSHGPLNDIRLFDTKNNTWIPVTVDSTSEASMPQGRYFHAAEIVHSRQQIYVYGGLSMKEKDIPGLSNNTLDDFWKFSLQNQRWSQIVQNELKKEPLPLAGHTLTLRRDGESESLLLIGGFSPKYGYLDTVWEFNLETESWDTISTNGNGPLVIYGHSTVYHSKSDSFYVFGGCTYVINKTFISNKLYALNYRSRRWSVLPPFEDDFTDGSSLPQARFLHSAVTTEEYMVIFGGRQNPRNTSDSLIAYKYSCNLWIRLITNDMEIIGNPPPPSYAHAMTHADPESNAIYVVGGFDGGIKSHVTLINIPEDLCNLWTNKIACRKYFGCSFCSVTTIVGNNASFCFSNEVSLNRGDKCDINVTQAQRSNGVFCNSDWMTSRKCQNFKTCAECLAEWPYYKNNEPICKWCTNCPHGKCIPHEKICDEQNKCNVRQISIDDVKQCGELQCSASDCEKCNTLGNCVWTRQVLKTSELGVKVTGEPIYDWNCVPEDIFERSSIKMSSTQCEKRCAEHKDCRSCLKGTGAEGGWQQCRWSTQLNECISPSYQPLYCAGGVCGLVLRNSDIDHCPEPCSVFTQCSTCLKHSHCGWCSMDSANITGQGICTEGSLKAPTEHPAGGTCEMIYYEQFSHTEPPILTTLFPHRLEFVPQDSVTMTLSNFLVKSPFSWHYVRCPMENECLNGHHTCSPKSEKCFDLDEGFECMCGDGYKTETTWSFNESGRKICVPTCMQGCVRGTCVEPNICRCDFGYVGANCSIQCQCNGHSNCAGPDKLDVCLECHNNTMGPQCSKCLPLYVGNPADNGQCIPCLEYCNGHTRICINESMTVPDPNSVDKMSIELLKRQLVEGPIAKAKCVNCGNNTKGDKCGECMVGYFRGTEDLRDICRPCECHGHGFTCDPVTGEKCNCGNNTESEPSCTSGPMKATNMGGTPCWMVQCSKCRENYAGTPTMGHQCYKTVTVDNKMCFDSKLIGLYDECKMKPKPLNPGQTVFYMVQPRFMNVDIRVMVDVTQGALDLFLSPRDDSFVVTLNSSTGYQDVELDSRFKCIYKCKDPHDTWLEDPQHSKIRIVEFHSRNSSPFANNNSTAELNWSQLHYIVIERYAESLATFMTIEKRNTFLIIRNLTNRLVLTLPQDKHELGQTKFHIALRAIDTYNPDANNRAAYGMIFFRQDQLHIDLFVFFSVFFSCFFLFLAACVVAWKTKQAADVRRARRRHVVEMLHMAKRPFATVTILYDRDGNNCSPSSPQRKNRRNRAISFHNDVRPVAVEPTNDGVAAVATVFIKLPGGQQAPVKLALGSSLILLTRVYPVNSRVFLRRRNSHA from the exons ATGGAGTGGATCACTACCactataatatgtattataacatGGAGTTGCTTGATATGGGGTTTCGACTCAATTCCCCAAGTACCTCCAAAACAAGTCCCATGTGATAAAACACGGAAGGTATTCACAGAATCTTGGGGAATAATTAGTGATGGTCCTTTAGGCTCAAATTATACTCAAGATTCTCATTGTGAATGGCTTATTAAAg CAAACAACAGTTATCAATTCATTACACTTAGTTTTCGTACAATGGGTACAGAATGTAGTTACGATTACGTTTTCGTTTACGATGGagattcttttcattctccACTTTTGGGTAGTTTTAGTGGCAAAACAGAACCACAACAAGTAACATCATCATCTGGTTAT AtgttaatactattatatagCGATACAAATTATGTTTTGGATGGATTTCATGCTGAATTTTCAGTTATGGATTGTCCTAACAATTGTACAAATCAtggaaaatgtattaataatacctGTTTTTGTGAAAATGATTGGGGTGGTAAAGACTGCTCTAGAGCTTTATGTCCAGATAATTGTAATCATAATGGAATATGCAAAAACAAACGTTGTGAatgtcataataattattctggACAATCTTGTTCATTGCATTCAACTCATCCAGAAGGAAACag ATGGCATTGGCTATCACATTCGGAAGGAGGTTTAAGACCACGTGCAGCTCATACAGCAGTTTATGTAAAGGAAACtgattctttatatatatttggtggctatgatttaaattttatacttgGTAATTTAGAagtttatcgttttaatactAGCCAGTGGGAAAATGAATATGGTATAATACTGG AGGGAGCATCATCTATGGAATATTTAGATCCTATGCTTATTGCGCACGAATTAGCACGAATAGGCGCAGATGCAGAAGAACAATATGGTCTCTCTAAAAAATCACttattttgcaattatttaaaagtattgaaaataatacattaagtCTATACGATCGTGCAGCTTCTGAAGCAGGGACATATAAGTGGGataagtttaataataattctaatcacAGAGAACGTGAAAAGAGTAATCAAGAAGGCAATGTAAGCAGAATTGGTACAAGTACAgttaaaattagaagaaataatgattttgtaAAATCACATTCAGGTCACTTACGATCTAGATATTCACAAAGTATATCAGAAAG GTATCGCAGAGATTTtgagaatataaatttatataaaaaacatcATATCTCTAGAATAGAACAGAATGATGATGCAAACATAGAAAGACAAAGTACAAATGAAACCACAGAAGAAAACGTATTTATACAAGAATTTGAAGATGTCAATTTAACAACTGACGAAGCATATAGAGATACTGAAAAACAAACTGAAGAACTGAAGCCAAGTCCACGATATGGCCATGCTGCATGCAGATATGAAG GAGGTTTTGTCATTTATGGCGGTAAAATAGAGGATGGGTCTCTGTCAAATGAACTTTGgcattataatgttaatatgcGTATTTGGACATTACGCGCTAGAAATTCTACATTCCATCCACCTCGACTTACAAGACATACTCTTACATTGGTAAATGACTATATTTATCTGTTTGGCGGTAGTACAGTGGATGGAGAATTTTCATCTAGCTTATACAAAATTAGATTGAACTTTT CTGATTCTACattaatgatcgaaaaatGGCAAAAAGTACGTCCTCGTGGTGGAAAAGAATTAGATGTTCGTGTTGTTGCTCATTCAACTGTCTATCACAGCGCTACTAATTCTTTACTTGTTTATGGTGGAGTTGTAGCTAGCGTAGCACGTTTCAGTAAACTTTCAGATAGAATGTTTGTTTTCCAATTGGATAGAAAAGTTTGGTCTGAAATTCATTATCCAAGAGCACATTTACGAGATACTTATGTCCCTAGAGAGCGTGCGTTTcatacatgtaatataatcg GTAATTATTTGGTTGTATTTGGTGGATATTCTCATAGACacaacaaagaagaaatttgttaTGACAATCAAATGTATCTTTATCATTTAGGTTGTCATACTTGGGTTAGCCATGATGTTTTAGGATTAAATGATAaag ATTCACGTTATCCTAAGCAACAAGGAGTCTTTGCGCATGCTTCAGACGTACGTAATggaaatacattattattagttgGTGGTTATCATGGTAATGTAAATGCAGATTTGCTTGCTTATACTTTACCGCCAATGCTTGCACCAggagataatgataatatagaaCCAGAACAGATTTGTGCAAGGCATAAAAGTTTGATGGAATGTGCTGCAAATCCAGAATGTGGATGGTGCTCCGCGGACGAA ATATGTTACGGAAGAACGATTGGTAGCAATTGTACGACGAATCTTCAAACTACACGTTGTCCTGGCGTTTGTCCTGCTTTGGGCGATTGTCATTCTTGTTTAACACATGGACAACCTGGTGGTGGTTGGGGTAAAACTTCTCGTGGTAGAAATTCagtttctaataaattaaatcttgGAACTTGTACATGGTGCGTTCAGAATGCACGATGCCATCATAAGGATGATAATTATGGAGTTTGTGGACTTCGAGATGATACTCCTTCACAAATACCAGGTTGGTGGGGATCAAAGGGAACAGAAATTACACAGGTCGCAGAATGTCGGGAAATGGACAAAAGACCAggtttaacatttttaaaatataagcCTCCAGTTAATTTTAGTCAACCTGATTCTGTAACAATAGTCAATGCGACTACGGTTGATTTCAATGTGCCATCGATGCAAGGAGCAAAAACAGAATCAGCTTTAGGTGGAGAGATGATTGCTAGATTAACAGGTTTCTTGAGATTACCACCATACTTTTGGCACAGCACGAttgaacatttaaaaatatgtgtTAGTTATAATAGCGCAACACTTCATGTATCACGAAATGATGATTCACAAAAATtg gaATTAGTTGCAAATTTAACCGCTGAAACATCACAATGCATTCCTACTAAATGGCCAGATGGACAACAAATGATATTGCAATCTGGACGTTATCTTCTTGATTTTGAATCAAAAAGAATGGTTACAACAAGTTATGCATATGCTAGTAAGATGGAAATTACACATagtaaaaaaatggaaaatccAAAAGTTTTTACTTTCGAATATCTTGAACCATATCAAAATGGATCTTGTAATCAGTACAAAAATTGTCTTCATTGTTTGATAGATTCTTCATGCGGTTGGTGTGATATCACTAATAAATGTCTTTCACGTTCTATTAATGAAACAGAAAGTTGTGCAACTGATGTAGAAATAGATGAAAATGGCGATCCGATTCGTGAATGGCATTATTTAACAATCACCCCATCAGCTTGCTCAAATTGTTCCAATTATATTTCGTGTGAATCATGTGTTGGTAGCAACTTATGCGAATGGTGGACAGAGGAAGCTCGATGTGCAAGAATAGGTAGATTACCTAATGCTGTTGTTAGCATAGATCAATGCCCAATACCTTGCAGACAGAGATCAAATTGTACACAATGTTTGGATGAACGTGGAAGATGTGTGTGGTGTGAAGCAACACAAGAATGTTTTTCATTCTCTGTATATACGTCAGAGTATCAATTCGGTTTGTGTAGAGAATGGATGGATCAAGCAGGTTTAATGGGAGTGACATCCAGATCTGGTTCATCATTGACAAGTAATGATCAATGTAAAAGTTGTAGCCGGCATACAAATTGTTCTAGCTGTTTACATTCATTGAGTTGTGGCTGGTGTTATAGTTTAGAAAATCCAATTATGGGAGTTTGTGTACAAGGAGATTTTAATCGAGCTCATGTCAATTGTAGtttaattatgaatgaatATCTAAACACTACTCTTGAAGCTGATGAGTCAGGATGGGCATATGCTCAATGTCCCGATGTTGACGAATGTGATTTAGGTCTACATGATTGTCATCCTAATGCAGTTTGTACAAATACACATGGTAGTTATAGTTGCCAGTGTAAACGAGGTTTTAATGGCGATGGCAAAGAAAATTGTACAAAAACATGttatgaaaaatgtattaatggATATTGCAGTGAAGCACCTGATTATAAATGTGAATGCAATCTGGGATGGACTGGTCCAGATTGCAGAACAAATTGTGGTTGCTATAATCATTCCACTTGTCTTCAAGGACCAGGTATATGTGATGAATGTCAAAATTGGACCATTGGTAGATATTGTGAAGAATGTAAAGCGGGTAGTTATGGCAATGCCACAACAATAATGGGCTGTAAAAAGTGTAACTGCAATGAACATGGAGATAAAGATTTGGATATTTGCGATCGACAAACTGGCATTTGTTTCTGTCGCGATAATACAGAAGGTGATATGTGTCAAAGATGTAAAAAAGGATATTATGGCGATCCAAAAAATGGAGGAATGTGTTATTATGGTTGTATGTCTAGAGGAATGTTAaatggagaaggaaaaggtaaACAAGGCCTTGGTAGTAGACATTCACAAATGTCACCATGGGAAACTCATTTTGGCGAATCGTTAACAAGGGAATGTTTATGGATTGTTAGTCCAAATAGCGATCTCTCGCCTAATACAACAACTTCTGGTATACAAAGTGTAATTCAATTTACAATACAAGATGATATCAATATCAGTTGTCAAGAGAACAGTGTCTATGTATATGATGGTCTTCCTGAATTTGTTTCATCTTCCAGTAATCATCAAAATCAATTGGTTGGAGTTTATTGCACAGAAAGTACAGATTATCCTGTAACAGTAGAAGCTAGATCTGGATTTCTCACTGTTCACTACAAACAATTAGATGAAATTGAAGGATTTAATGCAAGCTATATTGTAATGACATGTGACAATTGTCCTAAAAATCGAGTctgtagaaataataattgtttgtGTAAAGCTGGTTTCGTTGGCATTGATTGTACTATTGAATTATGTCCAAATAATTGTACTTCATCAAGAAAACAAGGAATCTGTGATAAAGGATATGGCCGTTGCGTTTGTTCATCTGGTTTTGGTGGAAATGATTGTTCGATTAAGATTAAAGAACATCAACTGGTTTTCacagaattatttaattcagaATATCTTGCTGATCATTTAGATCATTTAAGAAAAACCTTACCACGTTTTGGACATAGCTTAGTTGCTGATAGAAGGGGTAGTCTTTGGATGTTTGGTGGATATTCTCTCAGTCATGGGCCATTGAACGATATTAGACTTTTTGATACTAAGAATAATACATGGATACCTGTAACTGTGGACTCTACATCAGAAGCGTCAATGCCTCAAGGCAGATATTTTCATGCTGCTGAAATAGTTCATAGTAGACaacagatatatgtatatggtgGATTatctatgaaagaaaaagatattccaGGCTTATCCAATAATACATTAGATGATTTTTGGAAATTTAGTCTTCAAAATCAAAGGTGGAGTCAAATTGTGCAAAATGAACTGAAAAAGGAACCACTACCTTTAGCAGGACATACATTAACTTTACGTAGAGATGGGGAATcagaaagtttattattaattggtGGATTTAGTCCAAAATATGGATATCTAGATACTGTATGGGAATTTAATTTAGAAACGGAATCTTGGGATACGATAAGTACAAATGGAAATGGTCCTTTAGTAATTTATGGGCATTCAACGGTATATCATAGTAAATCTGATAGTTTTTATGTATTTGGTGGTTGTAcctatgttattaataagacatttatttcaaataagcTTTATGCTTTAAATTATAGAAGTCGTAGATGGTCTGTATTACCACCATTTGAGGATGATTTCACTGATGGCAGCAGCTTA CCTCAAGCTAGATTTCTTCATTCAGCTGTTACAACTGAAGAATATATGGTAATATTTGGTGGTCGACAGAATCCTCGCAATACTTCTGATTCTTTAATAGCATATAAGTATTCATGCAATTTGTGGATTCGATTAATTACAAATGATATGGAAATAATTGGTaatccaccaccaccatcatatGCACATGCTATGACACATGCAGATCCAGAATCAAATGCTATATATGTTGTTGGTGGTTTTGATGGTGGTATTAAAAGTCATGTTACTTTAATCAATATACCTGAAGACTTATGCAATCTTTGGACAAATAAAATTGcatgtagaaaatattttggtTGTTCCTTCTGTTCTGTTACTACAATTGTAGGAAATAAtgcttctttttgtttttccaatGAAGTATCACTTAATAGAGGCGATAA atgtGATATTAATGTGACTCAAGCACAAAGGTCGAATGGAGTATTTTGCAATTCTGATTGGATGACTAGTAGAAAATGTCAGAACTTTAAAACTTGTGCAGAATGTTTAGCTGAATGgccatattataaaaataatgaacctATTTGTAAATGGTGCACAAATTGTCCACATGGTAAATGTATACCACATGAAAAAATTTGTGATGAACAAAACAAGTGCAATGTCAGACAAATATCAATAGATGACGTTAAGCAATGTGGAGAATTGCAATGTTCAGCTAGTGATTgcgaaaaatgtaatactcTTGGAAACTGTGTATGGACAAGACAAGTTCTAAAAACTT CTGAGTTAGGTGTGAAAGTAACAGGTGAACCTATATATGATTGGAATTGTGTACCAGAagatattttcgaaagatcAAGTATAAAAATGAGTAGTACTCAATGTGAAAAAAGATGTGCTGAACACAAAGACTGTAGAAGTTGTCTAAAAGGAACAGGAGCTGAAGGAGGTTGGCAACAATGTAGATGGTCTACACAACTTAATGAA TGTATTTCACCGTCATATCAACCACTTTATTGTGCTGGTGGAGTATGTGGATTAGTATTACGTAATTCAGATATAGATCATTGTCCAGAACCATGTTCAGTCTTTACACAATGTAGTACATGTTTAAAACATTCCCATTGTGGTTGGTGTTCTATGGATTCTGCTAATATAACTGGACAGGGTATTTGTACAGAAGGATCTTTGAAAGCACCTACAGAACATCCAGCAGGTGGAACTTgtgaaatgatttattatgaaCAGTTCTCTCATACTGAGCCAC CAATTTTAACTACTTTATTTCCACATCGCTTAGAGTTTGTACCTCAGGACAGTGTTACAATGACTTTATCTAATTTTCTGGTGAAATCACCATTTTCTTGGCATTATGTGCGCTGCCCAATGGAGAATGAATGTTTAAATGGCCATCATACATGTTCACcaaaaagtgaaaaatgttTTGACTTGGATGAAGGATTTGAATGCATGTGTGGAGATGGATATAAAACAGAAAC tacATGGTCATTTAATGAATCTGGAAG GAAAATTTGTGTACCAACGTGTATGCAAGGTTGCGTACGAGGTACATGTGTTGAACCAAATATTTGTCGTTGTGATTTTGGCTATGTGGGTGCTAATTGCTCCATTCAATGTCAATGCAATGGTCATAGTAATTGTGCAGGACCAGATAAATTAGATGTATGTTTAGAGTGCCATAATAATACAATGGGACCTCAATGCAGTAAATGCTTGCCTTTATATGTTGGAAATCCTGCAGACAATGGACAATGTATACCATGCTTGGAATATTGTAATGgacacacacgtatatgtattaatgaAAGCATGACTGTTCcg gaTCCTAATTCTGTTGACAAAATGTCCATAGAATTATTGAAAAGACAATTGGTAGAGGGTCCTATAGCAAAAGCTAAATGTGTAAATTGTGGAAATAATACAAAAGGTGATAAATGCGGAGAATGTATGGTGGGTTATTTCAGAGGAACAGAAGATTTACGTGATATTTGTCGTCC TTGTGAATGTCATGGTCATGGATTCACTTGTGACCCAGTGACCGGTGAAAAATGTAATTGTGGCAATAATACAGAGAGTGAACCATCTTGCACTAGTGGTCCTATGAAAGCTACAAATATGGGTGGTACACCATGTTGGATGGTTCAATGCAGTAAGTGTAGAGAAAACTATGCAGGAACACCAACTATGGGTCATCAATGTTATAAAACTGTTACagttgataataaaatgtgCTTTGACTCCAAATTAATAG GATTGTATG atGAGTGCAAGATGAAACCAAAACCATTGAATCCTGGACAAACTGTTTTTTATATGGTACAACCTCGATTTATGAATGTAGATATTAGAGTGATGGTTGATGTTACGCAAGGTGCCTTGGATCTTTTTTTAAGTCCTCGCGATGACTCATTCGTTGTAACATTAAATTCTTCGACAGGTTATCAAGAT gTTGAACTGGATAGCagatttaaatgtatatataaatgcaaagATCCCCATGATACATGGTTAGAAGATCCACAACACAGTAAAATCAGGATTGTGGAATTTCATTCACGTAATTCTTCCCCttttgcaaataataatagcacTGCAGAACTAAATTGGAGTCAACTTCATTATATAGTAATAGAACGTTATGCAGAAAGCTTGGCTACATTCATgacgatcgaaaaaagaaatacatttttaataatcaggAATCTGACGAATCGATTAGTGCTAACTCTACCACAAGATAAACATGAACTTGGCCAGACTAAATTTCATATTGCACTGAGAGCGATCGATACATATAATCCAGATGCTAATAATAGAGCTGCATATGGAATGATCTTTTTTAGACAAGATCAATTACATAttgatctttttgtttttttctcggtttttttttcttgtttctttcttttcttagctGCTTGTGTTGTAGCATGGAAAACTAAACAGGCAGCTGATGTACGTAGAGCGCGGAGAAGACATGTCGTCGAAATGTTACATATGGCTAAGAGGCCATTTGCTACAGTTACTATTCTTTACGATCGAGATGGGAATAATTGTAGTCCAAGTTCACCACAACGCAAGAATAGACGTAATAGAGCTATAAGTTTTCACAATGATGTCAGACCAGTTGCAGTAGAACCAACTAATGATGGTGTTGCGGCTGTAGCTACAGTATTCATCAAACTACCTGGTGGGCAACAAGCTCCTGTTAAATTAGCTCTCGGTAGCTCATTAATACTTCTAACCAGGGTCTATCCGGTTAATAGCAGAGTGTTCCTAAGGCGTAGAAACAGTCATGCATAA